Sequence from the Bacillus mesophilus genome:
AAACAGCTATGTCAAAATCACAGCCATGAACTCTCCCTAAGTCTAGAGCATGTGAAGAAACCTCCATAATGGCCGTATCTACCTTAGCTTGCTTCATTTGTGAAAAGGTTTTTTGTAGCGTTAGCGATTCTGGAGTCGTGTTCTTCGCTTCAAAAACTTGATCACCTATTTTTGTATGTATGGTTCCAATTAATCCTGTTTTCTTATCTGCTGCTTGGATTATTTGCTCAATCATATGAGTGGTTGAGGTTTTACCATTTGTTCCAGTAACTCCGATTAACTGAAGGCCTTGAGTTGGGTGTTCATAGAAGAAATCAGCTAAAATAGCCATGGTTCGCTTTGTATCAGAAACAAGTACAACAGGGACATTAACCTGTAAAGGTTTTTCAGCAATAACCGCTACTGCACCTTTATCGATCGCCTGTTGAACATAATCATGACCATCAACGGTGTATCCTTTAATGCAAATAAATAAGCTCCCAGGTTTTACTTCTCTTGAATCCATTTCAATTGAAGTAATAACGGGATTTTCTTTTGAATCATAGGTGTAAAAGTGTAACTGGTTAATTAATGATTGTAAATTCATGCAAAAATCCCTCTCTTTTTAGCTTACTAGGAAAGTGTAAACTATTTTCTTCAAATAAAGCTTGTTTTGTTTTAGTTACTCTTTTGTTGCCTCAACTTCTATATTGTTGTTTATAGATTCGTGTTCGTTTCATTGCGCCCCAAGTACTTATTTTCCGCTCCATTCCACAAATTCACAATAGAAAGAATCGCTCTTTAAGAAAAGAATCTAAAAAAAGACATCCTTTACTATTTTACATGAAGTTATATAGAAAAAGAAACCATGGATTTACTCCACGGTTTCTTCTTTCTTTTTGTTGGAGTTCCCTAGTAATGCTCGTATAGTAGAACCTTCCTCTACCTTTTCACCACTTGGTGGAGATTGCTGTATGATGACATCTCCTTCACCTTCTAAATCGAGCTTGAAATTGTAGTACTGCTGAGCAATTTCACTCTTTGTTAGTCCGATGATGTTTGGTACTTCTACCATAACTGGGTCTAGATATGGTCTAGCTTCCTTCTCTATTTGACCTTTTCTTGGTTCAACCTCAAGTGCTCTTAGACTATCTCCTATAATACTTCCAACAATCGGAGCAGCAACAATACCTCCAAACTGTAGTGTCCCCTTTGGATTATCAACTGCTACATAAATCACGATTTGAGGGTCATCTGCAGGAGCAAAGCCGATAAAAGAGACTATATGGTTATTTTCCATATATTTACCGTCCTTAACCTTCTGCGCTGTTCCTGTTTTTCCACCTACACGGTACCCTTCAACAAAAGCATTTTTCCCTGTTCCTAGAGCAACAACACTCTCAAGAGCATGCCTTACCTGCTTAGAAGTTTCTTCAGATATGACTCGCCTTTTCAATTGTGGAGTATTTCTACTAACGACTTTCCCGGTTGTAGGATCAATAAATTCCTTTGCGATATAAGGTGTATATAAGTTTCCACCATTAACAGCTGCTGCAACAGCGGCCACCTGTTGAATAGGAGTAACGGATACTCCTTGACCGAAAGCCGTAGTTGCTTGTTCAACAGGACCTACACGGTCTATATTAAACAAAATCCCTTTACCTTCTCCTTGTAGGTCAATACCGGTTTTTTGCCCAAATCCAAAATCCTTAATATAGTTAAACAATCTTTCTTTTCCTAGACGTTCACCAAGCTCAACAAAGCCTGGGTTACAAGAGTTTTGGACGACTTCCAAGAATGATTGATGGCCATGTCCCCCTCTTTTCCAACAATGAAGAGTGGCTCCGCCTACCTTTACAGATCCTGAATCGTTAAACTCTTCTTTCTGTAAGTCAACTTCCTTCTCCTCTAAAGCAGCTGCTAGAGTAATAATCTTAAAGGTTGATCCAGGTTCATATGTACTCCAAACAGGTAAATTTCTATTGTATATCTCTTGAGGAACTTCACGGAAATTAGCAGGATCAAAGTTTGGTCGACTATCCATCCCTAAAATTTCACCAGTTTTAGGATCCATCGCAATGGCGATTAATCCATCTGGATTATATTTAGCTTCTGCGATATCAAGCTCGCGGTTGATAATTGTTTGAACTTTAGAATCTATTGTTAGTTTAAGATTTAAACCATCTTCAGGTGGGTCATAATCAGCTGAAAGATTTTGCATCGGTTGTCCTTTTGCCGTAATATACGGTTGGAGGCTTCCTTTCTCCCCTTTCAACTCCTCATCATAATATAGTTCTAGTCCCATTAGGCCCTGATTATCAATTCCTGCAAATCCTAGGACATGTGATAAATAACTACCATTTGGATAATGCCGCTTTGAATCCTCGGCAATATACACACCTTTAAGCTCAAGCGATTGTATCTCACGTGCCTTTTCATGAGATATTTTTCTTGCTTCATTAATTTTTACAATGGAAGAATTTTTCGTCATATATTCATACATCTTTTTTTCCGAGACGCCTAGTGTTGTCGCAAGCTGTCCAGCAGCTTCTGAAGGGTTTTCTAATTGTCTTGGCATCACATAAACGGTTGGAGCACTTATATTAGTAGCGAGTGGCACACCATTTCGATCTAGAATCTCACCTCGTTCAGGTTCAAAAGGAATGTTACGACTCCAGGAATTCTTCGCACGCTCAGTTAGCCAATCACCAATCCAAAATTGTACAAATCCCAACCTAATATCAATCACCGAAAATAGAAGAACACCTACTGTTAAAACAATAATCAGTCTTCTTCTGACCGTCACATTCGATACACGCATCCTTAAAGTTCCTCCCCTGTTAGAAAGACATAGTAAGTTCCAAGTTCCTTAACACTGGAATTACCTGTCTTTTTTATGCAATAAGAAAGTATTTTTTGATTAACTTATAAAAGCACAAATAGCTTGGCCTTAGGATAGAAATAGTGATAAATAGTAAAAAAGAGTCATACTTTCACTTTGACCCTTTATTATGACTTTACTAGAAGTAAGTGAGGTAATAGCTTGTATATAAGCATGGCTCGTTTCATCTTATGCTTGTACCGTTTGGATTAGAACGCTAGATATGAGTTATAAGTACTCAGTTTCTTATGAGGAGGTCTATGATAAGAAGAGTCATTTGGGGAGTCTTGTTTGGTTCCAAAAATTAAGCAAGCAAGCTGGATGTAATTATAGTTCATGACTAATAAAAAAAGTAATTAACCTTTCTAATAGAAAAAAACTCCCTATAAAAAATAGGAAGTTTCCTTGCACTTAACTTAATCCTGTGGTTCATCAGTTTCTTCTTCACTCTGAGTACTAGACGGTTTTTGTTGTGCATTAGGTGGAGTTAGCTCTATGATGAGCTGATCTCCTTCTTTTATCTCGGCATTCACTGGGATATTTTGATTTATCACATATCCTGAGCCCAACAAATTTACCTTTAGGTTAAAGAGACTACTTAACTTCATGACATCTCGCAATGACCAACCGGTTAAATCAGGCATTGTATAGGCACCATCTGTTTTTAATAGTATTTTTTCACCAGGTATCACTTCACTTGTAGCATAAGGAGCTTGGGAAAGAATGTTTGCTCCGTCACCAATGACTACAGCTTGGAGCTGCTTGTTTGTTAAATCATCCACAACACTTTTTACATCCTTATGTTGATAAGAAGGAAGTTCTAACCCCACCTTTTGGTCATCAGATTTCGATTTCTCAGCCTTTTCATCCAATGTCGGTTGGATCTTTAAGTATTGCAAACTATTTTTAACAACACTATTGAAAATTGCTGATACAGGTTGTGAGCCTGATTCGTGAATTGTCAGCTTTGGCTTGGACACTGCAATATATACCAGTAGCTTTGGGTCTTCTTTTGGTGCCATTCCTAAAAAGGAAAAGACGTTATTTCCGTGACCAGTAAGGTATTTACTCTTGGTGTTTTCAGCATTTGGATCTGGAATCTGTGCTGTACCTGTTTTACCAGCAATTTGATAGCCCTCTATTCGATAAGGCTTACCGGTCCCATTTTCAGACGATACTACCGTCTCAAGTATATCTAACACTTGGTTAGCTGTTTGCTCTGAAATCGGAGTGCCTACTTCTATTGGTTCACGATCCTCAATGACTTTATTAGTTGTTGATTCTACTATCTTATCAATTATATAAGGTTGCATCATTTTACCACCATTCGCAATTGCCGTGGCAGCTTGAATCTGTTGAATTGGTGTCACAGTAGTTCCTTGTCCAAACGATGTGGTTACCTTTTCAATAGGATAATTGTATAGAATTTGACCTGAGACTTCCCCAGGTAGATCTATGCCGGTTGGCTCGCTAAAACCAAAGCTAGTTAAATAGTTTAGTAGTCGATCGTCACCATTCATCTTATTCATCACAAGGTTAGCCATTGCCACATTCGAGGAACGTTGAAAACCTTCTAAATAGGATATAGTTCCCCAGCCACCTCTAAAATGATCTCTAATAGTACTAGGTCCAACCGTGAAGGATCCTGATTTATACTTTTCATTCGGGTCAAATACTCCTTCTTCTATTGCAGCGGCAAGCGTAAACATTTTCATCGTTGAGCCTGGCTCGAATCGTGAAGCTATCGCATCATTCAGCATATAGGCATTAGCTGGAATATCGTTGGGATCATAACTAGGTCTAGAGCTCATAGCCAATACTGCGCCCGTTTTTGGATCTGCAACGATACCAATTATATTTTCTGGCTCATATTCCTTCATCACTCGATTCATTGAATCATCTAAGAAGGTTTGAATTTTTTGATCAATGGTTAAATATACATTATACCCATTTTTAGGTGGAACTACATCGTCTTTAGTAGGGAGAGTTATACCGTTTCGATCCCTTTTATAGACTCTCATTCCATCCTCTTCTTTGAGATAATCTTCTAGAGTACGCTCGAGTCCTTGTTTACCAACCACTACATCTTGATCGTTCTTCTTGGCAAAACCGATAACATGTGTAGCAAAATTCCCATTTGGATAATAGCGTTTCTTTTCTTTTTCGAATATGATACCCGGTAGTTCTAGCGCTTGAATTTTCTGCATGAGTTGATAGCTAATCCCTCGTCCTCCTGGACCTAGCTCAACCTGATAGCTATCTCGCTCGACACCTCTTTCTAAAAGACTTAGCAGACTTTCCTCGGTCATATTGATTAACGGAGCCAGCTGCTCGGCTGTTTCCTTGACGTCTGTTACATGTCGAATTACCTTAGAGTCTTTTGAATGCCTCTCATCCAATATCGCAACAACAGTATAAGCTGGCGTATCCTGTGCAATGGCAATACCATTTCGATCAAGAATACTTCCTCTATCTGCTTCAAGAATCGTAGATTGAGTGTACTTCTCCTCTGCCATGACAGGAAGCTCATGTCCATCAACTGTTCCTGTTATTTGGATATACAGAAAACGCAAAGCTATAAGAAAAAAGAGCGAGCCAAAAATTACTGAAAAGATAGCTGCTCCTTTATTTATGTTGTTACTTTTAGTTTTCATTTATACCACACTCACAAATTCATTTAGTCTTGGACTATCTTCACATTGTTCTCATTTAACATTAACCCAAGCTCATGAGCCTTCGCCCAGATTCGTTCGTATGTACTTAGTTCCATCACCTGAAGTTCGAGGTCGGCATTAACTTTTGCTTGTGTATCAATTGATGATTGAAGTGAACTAATTTCACCATTCACAGAATATATTTTAGCACTATTTGACACCATCACGATACTTCCAATTAAAACCAATACAGTGAACATAAGGAAAAGGACTTTCTCTCCGAAGGTAACTTTTAGTTTTTTCTTAGTTACTGCGGTAGAATGTTGCTGTTGCTGCTGTTCTTCTATTTTTCGTCGTTGTTGAATTTGATAGGCTAAGTTGCTCATTTTTCTGCCTCCCCTTTGTTTTTACTTCACTCTTTCGGCAATTCTCAGCTTAGCCGAACGTGCACGTTTGTTTTCTTCAATCTCTTCTTCAGTCGGTATAATAGGCTTTCTATTTACTAATTTTATATTTGGTTGATATTCCTCTGGAATCATGGGTAAACCATGAGGTAATTGAGGGCCACTAGCTTCTTCTTTAAAAATCGTTTTACAAATCCGATCTTCTAAAGAATGGAACGTAATCACGCTAATTCTGCCACCTTTTTTTATAATGGAAATTGCATCCTTTAAAGTATCCTCGAAAGCTTGCAATTCATCATTTACCGCAATTCTGATAGCTTGAAAGACTCGCTTTGCCGGATGGCCGCCTGTCCTCCTTGCGGGAGCTGGGATAGCGTCTTTAATGATTTCCACTAATTCTAAGGTTGTCTCAATCTGTTTTTTCTCACGATAAGCTTCAATTTTTCTCGCAATTTGTTTTGAAAATTTCTCTTCACCGTAATGAAAAAAGATTCTAACTAACTTTTCATAAGGCCAGTGGTTTACTATATCGTATGCTGAGAGATCAGAATCTTGGTCCATCCTCATATCTAAAGGCGCATCGTTATGATAACTGAAGCCTCGCTCTGGTAGATCCAATTGAGGTGAAGATACACCTAAATCGAATACGATTCCATCTACCTTATGTATATCTAATTCTGCTAATCGATCCTTCAGATAACGAAAATTACTTTTAATCAATACCACTTGATCCTGATAGCTTTTTAACTTTTCCTTTGCGTGCTCAATGGCCAAGCTATCTTGATCAAATGCGAAAAGTGTGCCACCTTTCGTTAGCTTAGAAACAATGGCTAAACTATGCCCCGCTCCACCTAGTGTACAATCAACATATAGGCCATCTGGCTTAATATTTAAGCCATCAACTGCCTCATCTAATAAAACCGTTTTATGTTCGAACATTAGAAGCACCCCAAATTCTGTAGTAGATTCTTTGTAGACGTTGTTCAACATTCCAGGAAAATTCTTCGTTGGCTTAATTCTCCCTCCATTTTGAACACGCACTTATATAACTAGATATCAAATCCAATTAAATTTTCCGCAATATCTGCAAAAGACTCTTCAGAATCAGAGAAGACTTCTTCCCAACCAGATTTACTCCAAATTTCAACGCGATTTGAAACTCCGATCACAACACATTCTTTTTCGAGTCCGGCATATTGCAAGAGTGGAGCGGATATATTTATTCTCCCCTGCTTGTCTACTTCACATTCAATTGCCCCTGAAAAGAAAAATCGAGTAAACGAACGGGCATCCTTTTTTGTTAAAGGAAGTGATTTCAGCTTTTCTTCAAGTGTTTTCCATTCGTCTAATGGGTAACCAAATAAACACTTGTCTAGCCCTCTAGTTAGGATAAATGTAGTACCAAGACCATCTCTAAATTTGGACGGAACAATAATACGACCTTTCGTATCTATGTTGTGATGATATTCGCCCATAAACATGCCCTTGCACCCACTTTCTACCCCTAACTAACCACTTTCCACCACAATTCACCACTAATATGTACTATTTTCTCCTATAATTGCATTTACTGCAATAGGGTAAAGGGGATTTATGTAAATTTTTTATCGACTTTTTTGTAAGTAAACCCCCATTTCTTGATCTTCCTAGACAAAAAAAGACCCTTCTCATCAAAAGAAGGGTCTTTTTGTATTATAGATGTAATACTTTATGGGTATATTCTGAAGAAGTTGTCTCTTCAACCATTTGCTTAATTAAATCAAATCCAAATAAGTTTATAAAATAGAACACATTCAGCATTCTTTCCTGTGGATGGTTTTCTGGTCTGATTAGATCCTGGATTCGATCATAACGATGAATCATTATTTCATTTTTCCGCTGTGCTTGTTTATAGAATTCCTGTTCTATAAAATCGAGCTGATTATGAATTATCAATTCGTTTTTAGAAACCATTTGGACTAAGCTGTCATGTATTTCACTTGCAGATTCACTTAAAGCTTTATAGTGGTCTTCTAAAACGACTTTTAGTTTGCTAATCTCACTACGAATTTTAGTATTATGTAGACTATTTAGAAATTGTTGCTTTTCCTTGACAACCCCCTGTGTAAGAACGCTTTGAACCTCTAGTTTTAACTCCTGTATTTCTCGAGACACAGAACCAGTCATTAACGTTGCCATTAGCCTTGGAAAAACAGGTGGCATTTTGCGACCTAAACTTTCAAACACTTCCTTGAGTTCTGCCCAATAAGCAATCTCACCAGGACCTGCAACGAACATTAGTGTCGGAAACATAAGCTCTTGCATAAGTGGACGAGTCACCACATTATTGCTAAAACAATCAGCTTTAGTTTTTACAACTGATAGGATTTCTTCTTTTGTAAATCTACATTCGTTATGCTTACCCTGAAAATAGATCTTTCCGTCAATCTCCTTACGTTCTAACAATATTCTCTCACCGTTCAAATGAAAAAAAATATGAGCGGAACCTTCTTCGCTTTCTATCATTAAATTAAAATCACTTGCAATTAATCGTGCTTGTTGTCTTCTTAATGACAAATCAATAGTATCATTTTTCTCGATCATTTGTTGAAAAAAGGGTACCTCTATTGACCTAAGCTGTTTGTTACCTGAATCAACCAAAACTAGTCCCGTATCTCTAAACATTAAGAAAAGTAATTGTGCAAAGAAATCTATGTAAGTATTTGATGAATCAAGACAATCGTTAATTTCTCTTAAAATATCTTTTGTATATGAAGTTTCACCATAAAAGTGGAATAATTCGTTAATCCACTCCATACAGGCCACACGGTCAAGCTGAACATCACTTACTGAATGCTTATTCGGCCACTTTTGGTTTAAAGCATGCTTCTTCATTTTCCCATTTACTTCAGCATATGTATGATTAATTTCTGGAAAGTCATGATCTTCTCCTGCAATCCAAAATACAGGAACAACAGGGATCTTGTGCTGCTCTTCTAATCGTTTTGCCTGTTGAATGATGGTAATAATTTTATGAATCGTGTACAAGGGGCCAGTTAGCAAACCTGCCTGTTGTCCTCCCACGACTACTACACTGCTTGGATCCTCTAACTTATTAATATTATGAATCGTTTTTTCATCTGCATTATATTTTTGGTTAAATACTAGTAAATGTTCTACCAGTTCTTTTCTAGGAAAACGATACTGCTTCAGTTCATTCAGTCTATCTATATAAGATTGCTCTTGATAAGGAGAGTAATGAAAAAAGGAAGAGCTATGTAAACTGTTACCTAGGTAGTCTTTTACTAACAAATTCGTTACTGGTAGTACATGTTCATGAATCTCCATGACAGTCCTTCCTTTCTAGAGTCTCTAGAATTTTCTTTCTAGAGTATAGCATCTGGTTCTATAAAAAGGAAAAAAGTTGCTTATGTATTTATAATTCCCAAACTCTTTCTACGATCCCATATACAATGAATACAAGATAAATGACCAAAAAGACTAGGAAATTACAACGCCAAACCCCTTTGATTACCTTGTTAATCTTAACTTCCTCATTTATTTTCCAATTTATAAAAACAAAAATAATAGCAAGTACTAAAGTGAAAATTAAAATATGTGCAAATAAAGAAATACCAAAAACGACTTGTCCTAAAAAATATACAGATATAATAAGTAATAAGGTTGTGATATCAATCGAGTAGTGAAAAGCTCGCCTTTTTTGATCCACCACTAGCCGTAAAATACTAAACACTAGTACAAAGCCCAGTAACGGAACAGTGATAATTGTTGCAAAAATCCAAGCCAAAAGGGAAGTCATATTATCCCCTCCTTTAGTTTTCTAGACCTTTTACCGCTGTATATAGGAAATCAAGTATTGGTGTATCATTATCGGAGTATGTCGGAAGAGTATGGAAGTAACCTATAATACCATCAATTTCCGTTTCTTTTAATTGCTCAATATCTCGTAACATTGAAGATCTATTTTTTGCTGTCTTTTTACAAACCGATACAACGATTTCCCACCAATCGTTCGGGTTATCAGGCTTTAATATCTTAACGATTTCTTGATAAAGGTTTGTAAATAATTGATAAAAATGGGGGTTCGATAAAAGCTGTCCATTTTCAACTCGTAATAGAGCTGTTAAAGGATTAATCATTGAGTTTACAACTAGCTTTGTAATCAACATTTCATACCAATCCTGCTTGACTTCTACCGGGAAAGAAGGATTGGAACAAGCATCACTAAACAATTCCTTATTGAATTCAGCACCTCTAAATACACTTACTTTAGTTACTCCTTCTCCACTATGAACAACCGTATTGCTATTTCTCCTTAAGGCACCATGTTCAACGATTCCCACCATAATATTGGCTTGAGGTAGTCTTTCTAACAAATTAAGATGACCCATTCCATTTTGAACAAACAACAAAGGGATCCTAGATGGTAATGATAATAAAATCGGAGTTAGCGAAGATAGATGATACTGCTTTACTGTTATTATAAGTAAATCGTGATCTCGAATTCCTTGGGTAATTACATGCGCATCAACATGGAGACGAGATTGGGACGCATCTTTCTGTAACAGAATACCTTCCGTTTGTAGAAGTATTGCTTGTTCCTCTGTTTTTGTATATAAAGTGACAGCATGTCCATTTTCAGCTAGATAACTAGCAAATAGAAGACCAATTGAGCCTCCTCCAATAATCCCAATGTTCATATACAATCTCCCTTTTCATTATGCCACTTATATAGTAACAAATTTTCTAAGCATTTTGCAGTTTTTTAAGAACAAAAGGTGCTCTTCCCTTTTATTCTTCCAGGGTTATTTGACCTAGGAAAAAGTGTACTTCCTTTTTCCCTCGAGGTAGGATGAAATTGCAAAGATCATCGCAATTTCATCTTGGCTGGGCGCTGGAGCTGGATTACTATGCAATAGCCTTATCTATCCGCAAGTGGTAAACTTTTATAATTTCCTAAACAATAAAGGAAACATATACAAAAGACACAAGCCTTCTAAAGTACAATTCTTTAGGATAAAACCTATGATAGGAAAGAAAAACTGCACCTCCAATTGTTCGTAACATCTAACAATTGGGGTGCAGTTCAAAATAGTCTTATACTGGATAAAC
This genomic interval carries:
- a CDS encoding 2-dehydropantoate 2-reductase, with the protein product MNIGIIGGGSIGLLFASYLAENGHAVTLYTKTEEQAILLQTEGILLQKDASQSRLHVDAHVITQGIRDHDLLIITVKQYHLSSLTPILLSLPSRIPLLFVQNGMGHLNLLERLPQANIMVGIVEHGALRRNSNTVVHSGEGVTKVSVFRGAEFNKELFSDACSNPSFPVEVKQDWYEMLITKLVVNSMINPLTALLRVENGQLLSNPHFYQLFTNLYQEIVKILKPDNPNDWWEIVVSVCKKTAKNRSSMLRDIEQLKETEIDGIIGYFHTLPTYSDNDTPILDFLYTAVKGLEN
- the mraZ gene encoding division/cell wall cluster transcriptional repressor MraZ, whose amino-acid sequence is MFMGEYHHNIDTKGRIIVPSKFRDGLGTTFILTRGLDKCLFGYPLDEWKTLEEKLKSLPLTKKDARSFTRFFFSGAIECEVDKQGRINISAPLLQYAGLEKECVVIGVSNRVEIWSKSGWEEVFSDSEESFADIAENLIGFDI
- the rsmH gene encoding 16S rRNA (cytosine(1402)-N(4))-methyltransferase RsmH, with the protein product MFEHKTVLLDEAVDGLNIKPDGLYVDCTLGGAGHSLAIVSKLTKGGTLFAFDQDSLAIEHAKEKLKSYQDQVVLIKSNFRYLKDRLAELDIHKVDGIVFDLGVSSPQLDLPERGFSYHNDAPLDMRMDQDSDLSAYDIVNHWPYEKLVRIFFHYGEEKFSKQIARKIEAYREKKQIETTLELVEIIKDAIPAPARRTGGHPAKRVFQAIRIAVNDELQAFEDTLKDAISIIKKGGRISVITFHSLEDRICKTIFKEEASGPQLPHGLPMIPEEYQPNIKLVNRKPIIPTEEEIEENKRARSAKLRIAERVK
- the ftsL gene encoding cell division protein FtsL, which translates into the protein MSNLAYQIQQRRKIEEQQQQQHSTAVTKKKLKVTFGEKVLFLMFTVLVLIGSIVMVSNSAKIYSVNGEISSLQSSIDTQAKVNADLELQVMELSTYERIWAKAHELGLMLNENNVKIVQD
- the bshC gene encoding bacillithiol biosynthesis cysteine-adding enzyme BshC → MEIHEHVLPVTNLLVKDYLGNSLHSSSFFHYSPYQEQSYIDRLNELKQYRFPRKELVEHLLVFNQKYNADEKTIHNINKLEDPSSVVVVGGQQAGLLTGPLYTIHKIITIIQQAKRLEEQHKIPVVPVFWIAGEDHDFPEINHTYAEVNGKMKKHALNQKWPNKHSVSDVQLDRVACMEWINELFHFYGETSYTKDILREINDCLDSSNTYIDFFAQLLFLMFRDTGLVLVDSGNKQLRSIEVPFFQQMIEKNDTIDLSLRRQQARLIASDFNLMIESEEGSAHIFFHLNGERILLERKEIDGKIYFQGKHNECRFTKEEILSVVKTKADCFSNNVVTRPLMQELMFPTLMFVAGPGEIAYWAELKEVFESLGRKMPPVFPRLMATLMTGSVSREIQELKLEVQSVLTQGVVKEKQQFLNSLHNTKIRSEISKLKVVLEDHYKALSESASEIHDSLVQMVSKNELIIHNQLDFIEQEFYKQAQRKNEIMIHRYDRIQDLIRPENHPQERMLNVFYFINLFGFDLIKQMVEETTSSEYTHKVLHL
- a CDS encoding stage V sporulation protein D; translated protein: MRVSNVTVRRRLIIVLTVGVLLFSVIDIRLGFVQFWIGDWLTERAKNSWSRNIPFEPERGEILDRNGVPLATNISAPTVYVMPRQLENPSEAAGQLATTLGVSEKKMYEYMTKNSSIVKINEARKISHEKAREIQSLELKGVYIAEDSKRHYPNGSYLSHVLGFAGIDNQGLMGLELYYDEELKGEKGSLQPYITAKGQPMQNLSADYDPPEDGLNLKLTIDSKVQTIINRELDIAEAKYNPDGLIAIAMDPKTGEILGMDSRPNFDPANFREVPQEIYNRNLPVWSTYEPGSTFKIITLAAALEEKEVDLQKEEFNDSGSVKVGGATLHCWKRGGHGHQSFLEVVQNSCNPGFVELGERLGKERLFNYIKDFGFGQKTGIDLQGEGKGILFNIDRVGPVEQATTAFGQGVSVTPIQQVAAVAAAVNGGNLYTPYIAKEFIDPTTGKVVSRNTPQLKRRVISEETSKQVRHALESVVALGTGKNAFVEGYRVGGKTGTAQKVKDGKYMENNHIVSFIGFAPADDPQIVIYVAVDNPKGTLQFGGIVAAPIVGSIIGDSLRALEVEPRKGQIEKEARPYLDPVMVEVPNIIGLTKSEIAQQYYNFKLDLEGEGDVIIQQSPPSGEKVEEGSTIRALLGNSNKKKEETVE
- a CDS encoding DUF3397 domain-containing protein translates to MTSLLAWIFATIITVPLLGFVLVFSILRLVVDQKRRAFHYSIDITTLLLIISVYFLGQVVFGISLFAHILIFTLVLAIIFVFINWKINEEVKINKVIKGVWRCNFLVFLVIYLVFIVYGIVERVWEL
- a CDS encoding penicillin-binding protein, which translates into the protein MKTKSNNINKGAAIFSVIFGSLFFLIALRFLYIQITGTVDGHELPVMAEEKYTQSTILEADRGSILDRNGIAIAQDTPAYTVVAILDERHSKDSKVIRHVTDVKETAEQLAPLINMTEESLLSLLERGVERDSYQVELGPGGRGISYQLMQKIQALELPGIIFEKEKKRYYPNGNFATHVIGFAKKNDQDVVVGKQGLERTLEDYLKEEDGMRVYKRDRNGITLPTKDDVVPPKNGYNVYLTIDQKIQTFLDDSMNRVMKEYEPENIIGIVADPKTGAVLAMSSRPSYDPNDIPANAYMLNDAIASRFEPGSTMKMFTLAAAIEEGVFDPNEKYKSGSFTVGPSTIRDHFRGGWGTISYLEGFQRSSNVAMANLVMNKMNGDDRLLNYLTSFGFSEPTGIDLPGEVSGQILYNYPIEKVTTSFGQGTTVTPIQQIQAATAIANGGKMMQPYIIDKIVESTTNKVIEDREPIEVGTPISEQTANQVLDILETVVSSENGTGKPYRIEGYQIAGKTGTAQIPDPNAENTKSKYLTGHGNNVFSFLGMAPKEDPKLLVYIAVSKPKLTIHESGSQPVSAIFNSVVKNSLQYLKIQPTLDEKAEKSKSDDQKVGLELPSYQHKDVKSVVDDLTNKQLQAVVIGDGANILSQAPYATSEVIPGEKILLKTDGAYTMPDLTGWSLRDVMKLSSLFNLKVNLLGSGYVINQNIPVNAEIKEGDQLIIELTPPNAQQKPSSTQSEEETDEPQD